GCCGGCGCGATCCGCCGCGGGGCACGATCAGCTGGACGTCCACGCGCGTGACACCGGCGGGCACCCCGGCGTGGACGGGCAGGTCGCTCTGCGCGTCGTACCCCGACCCGGCATCGACCAGGCGCGCGCCCAGGAGCCGCGACGAACCCGCGGCGAACACGCGCACCTCCGCGCCAGCCAGCGTGGCCCGGCCGGCGGCGTCCACCGCCCGGACCAGGAGTCCGCGGCGGGCGTCGGCGGCCGGCAACTCGTTCCGCAGCACCAGGTGCATGCCGTCCGGCCGGGACCCGGTCAGCGCCAGATCCAGATCGCCGTCGCCGTCCACGTCCGCCCACTGGACGCCGTGGTCGGCCTGGAGCGCGCGAAGCGACGGCGGCGTGACGTCGACGAAGGCCGAGCCCGTGTTCCTGAACAGGAAGTCCTGCCAGCTCACGCCACCCGTGACCGTGCCGTTCACGTAGAGGTCGAGCCGGCCGTCGTGA
The genomic region above belongs to Vicinamibacterales bacterium and contains:
- a CDS encoding FG-GAP-like repeat-containing protein; the protein is HDGRLDLYVNGTVTGGVSWQDFLFRNTGSAFVDVTPPSLRALQADHGVQWADVDGDGDLDLALTGSRPDGMHLVLRNELPAADARRGLLVRAVDAAGRATLAGAEVRVFAAGSSRLLGARLVDAGSGYDAQSDLPVHAGVPAGVTRVDVQLIVPRGGSRRPVWSRGIDVAAQRGRPVVVRAAR